The Carassius gibelio isolate Cgi1373 ecotype wild population from Czech Republic chromosome B9, carGib1.2-hapl.c, whole genome shotgun sequence genome includes a region encoding these proteins:
- the rrp1 gene encoding ribosomal RNA processing protein 1 homolog A isoform X2 yields the protein MASTQEAEIIFAQKLASNEKPVRSKALVKLRKYIIARSERAEGFSEEELLKIWKGLFYCMWMQDKPLLQEELSTKISRLLHSFRTLDSQFLYLKTFLLTMKREWNGIDRLRMDKFYQLVRFVFREVFEMLKRQQWESRLVTQFLQLFSAQLLHSSSAAPAGLVLHVLDLYMTELAQVGSAELTAEQNQTFIEPFFKTVAKTKDRVLLKAIGSNIFNTIVDQVPFAIQDLQREMGQSAELDSSDESEEQQHTDETETTALSHKPTDCDEEEALSEDADDEDTCGPVLQFDYGAIADSLFAMASHSNIQSFNRSKIYKFVKIFRDLSEGVFPQDEVEKVSSEEEDVDDNGRKKRKRRRQRNKGMKDEESLKKSEDLSESTAASDHTETSQDTTPKKKSKKKKKRSVEGQQTAPSETQDSTGAAEEKLESSVCDSQHESSCSEPALQLKKKKKKQRRKRTVSGKTCETAEEADHCSQMDISLTSAEIVTAGPQKKKKLKKKAKGAECEVTGSVSDVPAVDVSTASQTQTHSTRASPKTPVKKRKQKDVVSDLPETETNGDAETVPTEGPLRTKKSKQKPSSVRVRAERKRRAMEDEVKPAQLNGHTEQTRVKRHKTITAFCQQEAEEDVKVKEFVLRQKRAPTPIFCKAAGHTHVASKKVLPASKSEMKKVTFGLKNNKTMEFRKTDQSSLLSPARQSAVPFDPKRTPKSGVLKSPTSSPALRKRAMAADFF from the exons ATGGCATCGACTCAAGAAGCAGAGATAATTTTCGCTCAGAAACTCGCGTCTAACGAGAAGCCCGTGAGGAGCAAAGCCCTGGTGAAGCTGAGGAAGTACATCATTGCGCGCTCAGAGAGAGCAGAAG gattcAGTGAGGAAGAGCTGCTGAAGATCTGGAAGGGTCTGTTCTACTGCATGTGGATGCAGGACAAGCCACTGCTGCAG GAGGAACTGTCCACAAAGATCTCCAGGCTCCTCCACAGCTTCCGGACGCTGGACAGCC AGTTCCTGTATTTGAAGACGTTTCTTCTGACCATGAAGAGAGAGTGGAACGGCATCGACAGACTGCGGATGGACAAATTCTACCAG CTGGTGCGCTTCGTCTTCCGAGAAGTGTTTGAGATGCTGAAGAGACAGCAGTGGGAGTCCag GCTGGTCACACAGTTTCTCCAGCTCTTCTCTGCTCAGCTCCTGCACAGCTCCAGTGCGGCTCCGGCCGGACTCGTCCTTCACGTGCTGGACCTGTACATGACTGAGCTGGCCCAGGTCGGCTCGGCTGAG CTGACAGCGGAGCAGAACCAGACCTTTATTGAGCCTTTCTTCAAGACTGTGGCCAAAACCAAAGA TCGTGTCCTGCTGAAGGCCATCGGCAGCAACATCTTCAACACCATCGTGGATCAGGTTCCCTTCGCCATCCAGGATCTGCAGAGAGAGATGGGTCAGAGCGCAGAACTGGACTCCAGCGACGAGTCTGAAGAGCAGCAGCACACGGACGAGACCGAGACCACAGCCCTCTCACACAAACCTACAG ACTGTGATGAAGAGGAGGCTCTCTCAGAAGATGCTGATGATGAAGACACATGTGGacctgttcttcag TTCGACTACGGGGCAATAGCTGACAGTCTTTTTGCGATGGCCAGCCACTCGAATATACAGAGCTTCAACAGATCCAAGATTTACAAGTTTGTGAAGAT TTTCCGAGACCTGAGTGAAG GTGTGTTCCCTCAGGATGAGGTGGAGAAAGTGTCCTCTGAAGAAGAGGATGTGGATGATAACggcaggaagaagaggaagaggaggagacagAGGAACAAGGGGATGAAAGATGAAGAGTCTCTGAAGAAGTCTGAAG ATCTGTCTGAGTCGACGGCTGCGTCAGATCACACTGAGACATCACAGGACACCACACCGaagaagaagagcaagaagaagaagaagaggagtgTTGAGGGTCAGCAGACCGCCCCCTCGGAGACACAGGACAGCACAGGAGCAGCAGAAGAGAAGCTGGAGTCATCAGTGTGTGACAGTCAACATGAGAGCTCCTGCTCTGAGCCTGCCCTTCAgctcaagaagaagaagaagaagcagcggAGGAAGAGGACGGTTTCAGGGAAGACCTGTGAAACAGCAGAGGAAGCAGATCACTGCTCACAGATGGACATCAGCCTTACATCAGCAGAGATCGTGACCGCTGGAccgcagaagaagaagaaactgaagaaaaaagCAAAAGGAGCAGAATGTGAGGTGACCGGCTCTGTCTCGGACGTCCCAGCTGTAGATGTGTCCACAGCATCACAGACCCAGACACACTCCACTAGAGCCTCTCCAAAAACACCAGTGAAGAAGAGAAAACAGAAGGACGTGGTCTCAGACCTTCCAGAGACAGAGACCAATGGAGACGCGGAGACGGTCCCCACAGAAGGACCATTGAGAACCAAGAAGAGCAAGCAGAAACCATCATCTGTGCGGGTCAGagcagagaggaagaggagggcgATGGAGGACGAGGTCAAGCCTGCACAGCTGAACGGACACACGGAGCAGACCAGAGTCAAGAGACACAAGACCATCACC GCTTTCTGTCAGCAGGAAGCTGAAGAAGATGTGAAGGTGAAAGAGTTTGTCCTCCGACAGAAGAGAGCTCCCACACCCATCTTCTGTAAagctgcaggacacacacacgtGGCCAGTAAGAAG gTTTTGCCAGCTTCAAAATCTGAAATGAAGAAAGTTACATTTGGCCTCAAGAATAATAAAACGATGG AGTTCAGAAAGACGGACCAAAGCTCGCTGCTGAGTCCTGCCCGACAGTCTGCCGTGCCCTTTGACCCCAAGAGGACACCGAAGTCTGGGGTGCTGAAGTCTCCCACCTCATCCCCTGCGCTCAGGAAGAGAGCCATGGCTgcagatttcttttaa
- the rrp1 gene encoding ribosomal RNA processing protein 1 homolog A isoform X1, giving the protein MASTQEAEIIFAQKLASNEKPVRSKALVKLRKYIIARSERAEGFSEEELLKIWKGLFYCMWMQDKPLLQEELSTKISRLLHSFRTLDSQFLYLKTFLLTMKREWNGIDRLRMDKFYQLVRFVFREVFEMLKRQQWESRLVTQFLQLFSAQLLHSSSAAPAGLVLHVLDLYMTELAQVGSAELTAEQNQTFIEPFFKTVAKTKDRVLLKAIGSNIFNTIVDQVPFAIQDLQREMGQSAELDSSDESEEQQHTDETETTALSHKPTDCDEEEALSEDADDEDTCGPVLQFDYGAIADSLFAMASHSNIQSFNRSKIYKFVKIFRDLSEGVFPQDEVEKVSSEEEDVDDNGRKKRKRRRQRNKGMKDEESLKKSEADLSESTAASDHTETSQDTTPKKKSKKKKKRSVEGQQTAPSETQDSTGAAEEKLESSVCDSQHESSCSEPALQLKKKKKKQRRKRTVSGKTCETAEEADHCSQMDISLTSAEIVTAGPQKKKKLKKKAKGAECEVTGSVSDVPAVDVSTASQTQTHSTRASPKTPVKKRKQKDVVSDLPETETNGDAETVPTEGPLRTKKSKQKPSSVRVRAERKRRAMEDEVKPAQLNGHTEQTRVKRHKTITAFCQQEAEEDVKVKEFVLRQKRAPTPIFCKAAGHTHVASKKVLPASKSEMKKVTFGLKNNKTMEFRKTDQSSLLSPARQSAVPFDPKRTPKSGVLKSPTSSPALRKRAMAADFF; this is encoded by the exons ATGGCATCGACTCAAGAAGCAGAGATAATTTTCGCTCAGAAACTCGCGTCTAACGAGAAGCCCGTGAGGAGCAAAGCCCTGGTGAAGCTGAGGAAGTACATCATTGCGCGCTCAGAGAGAGCAGAAG gattcAGTGAGGAAGAGCTGCTGAAGATCTGGAAGGGTCTGTTCTACTGCATGTGGATGCAGGACAAGCCACTGCTGCAG GAGGAACTGTCCACAAAGATCTCCAGGCTCCTCCACAGCTTCCGGACGCTGGACAGCC AGTTCCTGTATTTGAAGACGTTTCTTCTGACCATGAAGAGAGAGTGGAACGGCATCGACAGACTGCGGATGGACAAATTCTACCAG CTGGTGCGCTTCGTCTTCCGAGAAGTGTTTGAGATGCTGAAGAGACAGCAGTGGGAGTCCag GCTGGTCACACAGTTTCTCCAGCTCTTCTCTGCTCAGCTCCTGCACAGCTCCAGTGCGGCTCCGGCCGGACTCGTCCTTCACGTGCTGGACCTGTACATGACTGAGCTGGCCCAGGTCGGCTCGGCTGAG CTGACAGCGGAGCAGAACCAGACCTTTATTGAGCCTTTCTTCAAGACTGTGGCCAAAACCAAAGA TCGTGTCCTGCTGAAGGCCATCGGCAGCAACATCTTCAACACCATCGTGGATCAGGTTCCCTTCGCCATCCAGGATCTGCAGAGAGAGATGGGTCAGAGCGCAGAACTGGACTCCAGCGACGAGTCTGAAGAGCAGCAGCACACGGACGAGACCGAGACCACAGCCCTCTCACACAAACCTACAG ACTGTGATGAAGAGGAGGCTCTCTCAGAAGATGCTGATGATGAAGACACATGTGGacctgttcttcag TTCGACTACGGGGCAATAGCTGACAGTCTTTTTGCGATGGCCAGCCACTCGAATATACAGAGCTTCAACAGATCCAAGATTTACAAGTTTGTGAAGAT TTTCCGAGACCTGAGTGAAG GTGTGTTCCCTCAGGATGAGGTGGAGAAAGTGTCCTCTGAAGAAGAGGATGTGGATGATAACggcaggaagaagaggaagaggaggagacagAGGAACAAGGGGATGAAAGATGAAGAGTCTCTGAAGAAGTCTGAAG CAGATCTGTCTGAGTCGACGGCTGCGTCAGATCACACTGAGACATCACAGGACACCACACCGaagaagaagagcaagaagaagaagaagaggagtgTTGAGGGTCAGCAGACCGCCCCCTCGGAGACACAGGACAGCACAGGAGCAGCAGAAGAGAAGCTGGAGTCATCAGTGTGTGACAGTCAACATGAGAGCTCCTGCTCTGAGCCTGCCCTTCAgctcaagaagaagaagaagaagcagcggAGGAAGAGGACGGTTTCAGGGAAGACCTGTGAAACAGCAGAGGAAGCAGATCACTGCTCACAGATGGACATCAGCCTTACATCAGCAGAGATCGTGACCGCTGGAccgcagaagaagaagaaactgaagaaaaaagCAAAAGGAGCAGAATGTGAGGTGACCGGCTCTGTCTCGGACGTCCCAGCTGTAGATGTGTCCACAGCATCACAGACCCAGACACACTCCACTAGAGCCTCTCCAAAAACACCAGTGAAGAAGAGAAAACAGAAGGACGTGGTCTCAGACCTTCCAGAGACAGAGACCAATGGAGACGCGGAGACGGTCCCCACAGAAGGACCATTGAGAACCAAGAAGAGCAAGCAGAAACCATCATCTGTGCGGGTCAGagcagagaggaagaggagggcgATGGAGGACGAGGTCAAGCCTGCACAGCTGAACGGACACACGGAGCAGACCAGAGTCAAGAGACACAAGACCATCACC GCTTTCTGTCAGCAGGAAGCTGAAGAAGATGTGAAGGTGAAAGAGTTTGTCCTCCGACAGAAGAGAGCTCCCACACCCATCTTCTGTAAagctgcaggacacacacacgtGGCCAGTAAGAAG gTTTTGCCAGCTTCAAAATCTGAAATGAAGAAAGTTACATTTGGCCTCAAGAATAATAAAACGATGG AGTTCAGAAAGACGGACCAAAGCTCGCTGCTGAGTCCTGCCCGACAGTCTGCCGTGCCCTTTGACCCCAAGAGGACACCGAAGTCTGGGGTGCTGAAGTCTCCCACCTCATCCCCTGCGCTCAGGAAGAGAGCCATGGCTgcagatttcttttaa
- the rrp1 gene encoding ribosomal RNA processing protein 1 homolog A isoform X3: MASTQEAEIIFAQKLASNEKPVRSKALVKLRKYIIARSERAEGFSEEELLKIWKGLFYCMWMQDKPLLQEELSTKISRLLHSFRTLDSQFLYLKTFLLTMKREWNGIDRLRMDKFYQLVRFVFREVFEMLKRQQWESRLVTQFLQLFSAQLLHSSSAAPAGLVLHVLDLYMTELAQVGSAELTAEQNQTFIEPFFKTVAKTKDRVLLKAIGSNIFNTIVDQVPFAIQDLQREMGQSAELDSSDESEEQQHTDETETTALSHKPTDCDEEEALSEDADDEDTCGPVLQFDYGAIADSLFAMASHSNIQSFNRSKIYKFVKIFRDLSEGVFPQDEVEKVSSEEEDVDDNGRKKRKRRRQRNKGMKDEESLKKSEADLSESTAASDHTETSQDTTPKKKSKKKKKRSVEGQQTAPSETQDSTGAAEEKLESSVCDSQHESSCSEPALQLKKKKKKQRRKRTVSGKTCETAEEADHCSQMDISLTSAEIVTAGPQKKKKLKKKAKGAECEVTGSVSDVPAVDVSTASQTQTHSTRASPKTPVKKRKQKDVVSDLPETETNGDAETVPTEGPLRTKKSKQKPSSVRVRAERKRRAMEDEVKPAQLNGHTEQTRVKRHKTITEAEEDVKVKEFVLRQKRAPTPIFCKAAGHTHVASKKVLPASKSEMKKVTFGLKNNKTMEFRKTDQSSLLSPARQSAVPFDPKRTPKSGVLKSPTSSPALRKRAMAADFF, encoded by the exons ATGGCATCGACTCAAGAAGCAGAGATAATTTTCGCTCAGAAACTCGCGTCTAACGAGAAGCCCGTGAGGAGCAAAGCCCTGGTGAAGCTGAGGAAGTACATCATTGCGCGCTCAGAGAGAGCAGAAG gattcAGTGAGGAAGAGCTGCTGAAGATCTGGAAGGGTCTGTTCTACTGCATGTGGATGCAGGACAAGCCACTGCTGCAG GAGGAACTGTCCACAAAGATCTCCAGGCTCCTCCACAGCTTCCGGACGCTGGACAGCC AGTTCCTGTATTTGAAGACGTTTCTTCTGACCATGAAGAGAGAGTGGAACGGCATCGACAGACTGCGGATGGACAAATTCTACCAG CTGGTGCGCTTCGTCTTCCGAGAAGTGTTTGAGATGCTGAAGAGACAGCAGTGGGAGTCCag GCTGGTCACACAGTTTCTCCAGCTCTTCTCTGCTCAGCTCCTGCACAGCTCCAGTGCGGCTCCGGCCGGACTCGTCCTTCACGTGCTGGACCTGTACATGACTGAGCTGGCCCAGGTCGGCTCGGCTGAG CTGACAGCGGAGCAGAACCAGACCTTTATTGAGCCTTTCTTCAAGACTGTGGCCAAAACCAAAGA TCGTGTCCTGCTGAAGGCCATCGGCAGCAACATCTTCAACACCATCGTGGATCAGGTTCCCTTCGCCATCCAGGATCTGCAGAGAGAGATGGGTCAGAGCGCAGAACTGGACTCCAGCGACGAGTCTGAAGAGCAGCAGCACACGGACGAGACCGAGACCACAGCCCTCTCACACAAACCTACAG ACTGTGATGAAGAGGAGGCTCTCTCAGAAGATGCTGATGATGAAGACACATGTGGacctgttcttcag TTCGACTACGGGGCAATAGCTGACAGTCTTTTTGCGATGGCCAGCCACTCGAATATACAGAGCTTCAACAGATCCAAGATTTACAAGTTTGTGAAGAT TTTCCGAGACCTGAGTGAAG GTGTGTTCCCTCAGGATGAGGTGGAGAAAGTGTCCTCTGAAGAAGAGGATGTGGATGATAACggcaggaagaagaggaagaggaggagacagAGGAACAAGGGGATGAAAGATGAAGAGTCTCTGAAGAAGTCTGAAG CAGATCTGTCTGAGTCGACGGCTGCGTCAGATCACACTGAGACATCACAGGACACCACACCGaagaagaagagcaagaagaagaagaagaggagtgTTGAGGGTCAGCAGACCGCCCCCTCGGAGACACAGGACAGCACAGGAGCAGCAGAAGAGAAGCTGGAGTCATCAGTGTGTGACAGTCAACATGAGAGCTCCTGCTCTGAGCCTGCCCTTCAgctcaagaagaagaagaagaagcagcggAGGAAGAGGACGGTTTCAGGGAAGACCTGTGAAACAGCAGAGGAAGCAGATCACTGCTCACAGATGGACATCAGCCTTACATCAGCAGAGATCGTGACCGCTGGAccgcagaagaagaagaaactgaagaaaaaagCAAAAGGAGCAGAATGTGAGGTGACCGGCTCTGTCTCGGACGTCCCAGCTGTAGATGTGTCCACAGCATCACAGACCCAGACACACTCCACTAGAGCCTCTCCAAAAACACCAGTGAAGAAGAGAAAACAGAAGGACGTGGTCTCAGACCTTCCAGAGACAGAGACCAATGGAGACGCGGAGACGGTCCCCACAGAAGGACCATTGAGAACCAAGAAGAGCAAGCAGAAACCATCATCTGTGCGGGTCAGagcagagaggaagaggagggcgATGGAGGACGAGGTCAAGCCTGCACAGCTGAACGGACACACGGAGCAGACCAGAGTCAAGAGACACAAGACCATCACC GAAGCTGAAGAAGATGTGAAGGTGAAAGAGTTTGTCCTCCGACAGAAGAGAGCTCCCACACCCATCTTCTGTAAagctgcaggacacacacacgtGGCCAGTAAGAAG gTTTTGCCAGCTTCAAAATCTGAAATGAAGAAAGTTACATTTGGCCTCAAGAATAATAAAACGATGG AGTTCAGAAAGACGGACCAAAGCTCGCTGCTGAGTCCTGCCCGACAGTCTGCCGTGCCCTTTGACCCCAAGAGGACACCGAAGTCTGGGGTGCTGAAGTCTCCCACCTCATCCCCTGCGCTCAGGAAGAGAGCCATGGCTgcagatttcttttaa